The segment GGTGGTCGAGCCCTATAACGCCTGGCGCGAGAAGCAGCCGGCAGCCTATCGGGCGCGCTACCCGAAGATCCCGGTGGTGATGAGCCACTCGGGCTACGCCGGGGTGCCGACCCTGGCGCAGATGATCGCTGAGGAGGAACGCGAGCACGATCGCTGGCATCGCGGGCCTTTTTACGCCTGGAGCATCAACTTAAGCGACGAAGACATGCGCGCGATCTTCGAGAGTGAGGGGCTGGCCGGCATCAACCTGGACCGGCGCATTCTGGGCATGAAGCCCGGCGATAAGCTCGACGCGGAGGTGGTGCCCGAGGTGGTGCTGCGCCAGATCTTTGCGCTGGTCGATGTGATCCTGCTCGACGATCGCTACAGCGAGGAGGAGAAGCTCAAGGTGTGGGATCGGGTGTGCCTGGGGACGGATTTTGACGGGTTTATTCACCCCATCGAGAGCTGTCCCACCGCGGCCGACCTGCCGCAGCTCGGCGAGTCGTTGCGGGTGCTGCTGGAGGCCCATAAGCATACCCGGGGGATTGCGGAGATCGGGGTGGAGACGATCCTCGAAAAATTTGCCTGGAAGAACGCGTATGACTTTACGCTGACGCATCTTCCGGCTGCAGCCGGAGTGGGGCCGGTGGTGAAGGCGGCCAGCGGCAAGAAGGCGACGTCGTCGAAGTCGACAAAGTCATCGAAGTCGACGAAGGGCGCGTCGGCGAAGTCGACGAAGAAAGATACATCTTCGAAAAAGGCGAAGACGGGTAAGGCGAAGCGCGCGAAGAGTGAGGAAAAGAGCGATGCGTAAGGAAGGCGAACGTCCGACGAACTGGCTGATTCTGCGCGGGCTGGCTCGCGAGCAGCGCCACTGGGGGCCTTTTGTCGATATCTTCGAGGCGAAGGTGCCCGGCTCGCGAGTACACACCCTGGATTTGCCGGGGGTGGGCACCGAGTGTGAGCGGGAGAGCCCGACGACGGTGGCGGGCATCGTGGGCGATTTGCGCCGGCGTCTTTTGCCCCTGCGCGAGCAGCACGAGGGGGCCTGGGGCCTTCTGGGCGTCTCGTTGGGCGGCATGGTCACCATGAAGTGGGGGGAATTGCACCCCGAGGATTTTGCTCGCCTCGTCATCATCAACTCCAGCGCCGGCAACCTCAACGGCCCGCTGCGACGCCTCAACGCCCGAATTCTGCCCGATATGGTGCGGGCGATGGTTGACCCGGACCCGGTGGAGCGGGAGCGCCGCATCCTCAACTTCACCTCCGCGCTGATTGAGGACCGCGAGATCGTGGCCCGGCAGGCCGCCCGCTTCGCCGAAGATGCCCCGATCCGCCGCCGCAATGTGCTCAAGCAGCTTGTAGCCGCGGCCACGTTTAAGGCCCCGCAAGCGCTCGGCGTGCCGGCGCTGGTGCTGGGCGCCGGGGGCGATGCGATGGTCGATCCGCGCTGCGCATGGACGCTGGCCCGGCACCTGGGCGCGCAGCTGCACGTGCATCCGACCGCCGGCCATGAGCTGCCGCTCGATGATCCGGAGTGGGTGGCGAAGCAGGTGGAAAGTTGGTGCTGACCGCCCCAGGGCGACGCTGGGGGCGTCGTCAGGTTGGGAGGGGGGCGGAAAAGCGTGTGGTTGGGTGGTTGGGTGGTTGTGGGGCCTGGGGGGTGTGCGGGGTGGGGAGGTTCGTGTGGGCGTTTTCGAAAGATTCGGGGGGTAGGGCTGATTTAGAAGCCGATTGAGTTTTGGGAGGGGGGCGGAAAAGCGTGTGGTTGGGTGGTTGGGTGGTTGGGTGGTTGGGTGGTTGTGGGGCCTGGGGGGTGTGCGGGGTGGGGAGGTTCGTGTGGGCGTTTTCGAAAGATTCAGGGAGGTAGGCTGATTTAGAAGCCGATTGAGTTTTGGGAGTGCGTACGAGTTACGAGTATCAGTACGAGCAGGCGCACGAGCTACGAGTAGCAGTACGAGCTCTCTCCGAAAACTGTCCGAAAACTGTCCGAGAGACGCACGAAGGCCAGTGTTTTTGGGGTGAACGCTGTGTTGGTGTGGCGGGCAGTGTGTGTGTTGATGGGGGTTGAGTGCCGCCGGGAGGTGTTGGTGGCAGCGTCGGGGAATCGCGGAGGAAAAGGGGGGGGGGAAAGTGGTCCGGAAAACTGTCCGGAAAACTGTCCGGAAAACTGTCCGAGAGACGCACGAAGGCCAGTGTTTGTGCGCTTCGACGGTACTCTTTTAAATTGAAACAGGCGTGTCGGTGGGGTCGTGGCGAGTGTTTTGGATTGAAGGAGAGGCGTCGGAGCGAATGACGGGGCTCTTGCCGGTTGAAGGAGGGGCGGCGAAGTGAAAGTCGCGGTCTTTGCAAAGTAAAACAGCGGTGTCGGAGCAAACGACGTATCGTGCCTGGATTCAAACTGTTGGAGCGAAGCGGCCGACGCCTCTTGTTTAGGTTGAACGAGAGACGATGCAGTGAACGACGGAGGTATTTTAGTCGGGGGAAGGTGTGTCGTTCGGCTCCGAGGAGGTGTTTTAGTCGGCGGAAGGCGTGACGGTCGGCTCCGAGGAGGTGTTTTAGTCGGCGGAAGGCGTGACGGTCGGCCTGGGGGCCGGGTTTGGGCAGGGGAGAGGGGTGTCGAGGCCGAGGATGAGCGTTGTTTGCTCGAGGCTTTTGAGGGCATCGGGCGAGCAGGGCGGGGCGTGGACGGACCGGGAGGCGCACGGGCCTTCTTAAGCGGACCTGAAATGCGGACTCGTGAAATGCGGACTCGCCGAACGTCCGAGAGACGCACAAGGTCCAGTTTTTATGCGGTTTTTAGCAAGTTTTGGGGAGTTTGTTGATGTATGGATGAGCGGGATGAAATGAGGAGGGAACACGATGAGTAGCGCAGAGTCGGAGCGCTTCTGGGATCGGAGAGCGCGCAAGTATGCGAAGGGCACGATCGGGGATGTGGAGGGGTATGAGCGTACGTTGGAGCGCACGCGCGAGCATCTTCGTCCCGGGGGGAGCGTGCTGGAGCTGGGGTGTGGGAGCGGCTCGACCGCGCTTTTGCTGGCTGAGCACGCCGGGCGTTATCTGGCGACGGATATCTCCGCCGAGATGATCGCGATTGCTAACGAGAAGCTTGCGGAGACGCCGGTGTCGGGCCTGGCGTTTCAGAAGGCTACCGCTGAATCGCTCGCTGGCGAGGAGGCGCGCTTTGATGTGGTGCTGGGGTTTAATTACCTGCATCTGGCCGGCGATCTGGGGGAGACCCTGGCGCATGTTCGAGAGTTGCTGGTGCCGGGGGGACTTTTTATCTCCAAGACCCCCTGCGTGCTCGATATGAACCCGCTGGTGCGCCTGGCGGTGCGGGTGATGCAGGCCCTGGGGAAGGCGCCGGGGGTAAGTCGCGTCTCGGAGCGGGGGTTGAAGCAGGCGATGGGGGAGGCGGGGTTTGAGGTGGTCGTGTGTGAGAGGCACGCGTCGAAGGGCAGAGATGATCGTCCGTTTATTGTGGCGAAGAGGGTGTGAGGGGTGTGGCGAGAAAATGGGGAAATTTGGTCGATCTGGGGGGGGGCGGCAATCCACAGTGTGCGCGTCGAGAATGTGTCCAGAATATGTCCGAGAGACGCACGAGCGCTTTGCTTTATGCGGGTGAACGCGATTTTGCAGCGAGGCGCGTGGGCGATTGAGCGATGGTCGGTCGGCAGGGGCGCGGACAATCGGTTAGCGCACCCGGGTGACCGACGCACCCAAATGCCCGGGAGACGCACAAGCGCCCGGGAGACGCACAAGCGCCCGATTGCAGGCGAGGATCGCGGGTTCGTGGCGGAGCGTTGGGTATGTTAGTGTACGCTTATTTGTCGTGAAACATGGCTGAAAGCAGTGTGTGAGAAGCATGGGGTCTGGCATGGCAGCATGGAAAAAGCAGTTGATGGGGACGGTGGTCTGGGCGTTGGTCTTGGGCGGGGCGGTGGGTTTTTTTCTGGCGAGAAGTGATCAGCGGGCCGCTCCGGACGACCGGGAGCAGGGCTTTGAGGCTTTTCAGGGGCCTGATGAAGCGGCGCCGTCGGCAGAAAGCGCGGCGAGTGAGGGCGGCGAGGAGGGGGCGCGCGGAGGAGTGGCGGAGGTCGAAGGTGAGCGGGAGGCTGCAGCCGCGGACCGGGTGGCAAAGGGACCTGCCGAGGCGAACGCGATGCGCACCGGTGAGGCGGCTCGCGAAGAGGAGGGAGAGGCTGAGGATGGCGCAGGCGCCGGCCTCATCCCGGCGCTTGAAGGGAGCGCGGCGCCCACCCGCGAGAAGCCTGAGCCGGAGCGCAAGGCCGGGACCCTCTC is part of the Lujinxingia vulgaris genome and harbors:
- a CDS encoding alpha/beta fold hydrolase, coding for MRKEGERPTNWLILRGLAREQRHWGPFVDIFEAKVPGSRVHTLDLPGVGTECERESPTTVAGIVGDLRRRLLPLREQHEGAWGLLGVSLGGMVTMKWGELHPEDFARLVIINSSAGNLNGPLRRLNARILPDMVRAMVDPDPVERERRILNFTSALIEDREIVARQAARFAEDAPIRRRNVLKQLVAAATFKAPQALGVPALVLGAGGDAMVDPRCAWTLARHLGAQLHVHPTAGHELPLDDPEWVAKQVESWC
- a CDS encoding class I SAM-dependent methyltransferase — encoded protein: MSSAESERFWDRRARKYAKGTIGDVEGYERTLERTREHLRPGGSVLELGCGSGSTALLLAEHAGRYLATDISAEMIAIANEKLAETPVSGLAFQKATAESLAGEEARFDVVLGFNYLHLAGDLGETLAHVRELLVPGGLFISKTPCVLDMNPLVRLAVRVMQALGKAPGVSRVSERGLKQAMGEAGFEVVVCERHASKGRDDRPFIVAKRV
- a CDS encoding AgmX/PglI C-terminal domain-containing protein; protein product: MAAWKKQLMGTVVWALVLGGAVGFFLARSDQRAAPDDREQGFEAFQGPDEAAPSAESAASEGGEEGARGGVAEVEGEREAAAADRVAKGPAEANAMRTGEAAREEEGEAEDGAGAGLIPALEGSAAPTREKPEPERKAGTLSREALQESIETLRPIARQCYLDALKDFPDVDGRVMLEFEVISENGEGRVSMTEIGDDSTLYESSLHTCLQHHLSEVVFDSPGEDAALKVTYPFNFAQGEGL